Within the Glycine max cultivar Williams 82 chromosome 12, Glycine_max_v4.0, whole genome shotgun sequence genome, the region AGAAGCCCTTCCGTCCGGGCTACATGTCCGGTTCCATCTCGCCGGAGATTTGCAAGCTCACGTACCTCTCCAGCATCATCATCACCGACTGGCAGGGAATCTCCGGCGAGATCCCGCGCTGCATCACCTCCCTCTCCTTCCTCCGCATCATCGACCTCACCGGAAACCGAATCTCCGGCACTCTCCCCGCCGACATCGGAAGGCTCCAGTACCTGACTCTGCTCAGCGCCGCCGACAACGTCATCGCCGGCGAAATCCCGCCGTCGCTGACGAGTGTGACCGGTTTGATGTATCTTGACCTCCGTAACAACCAGATCTCCGGGCCCATCCCACAAAGCCTGGGCCGGCTTCAAATGCTGAGCCGTGTCCTTTTAAGCGGGAACCAAATTAGTGGGCCCATTCCGCGCTCATTCTGTGAGATATATCGTCTCGTGGATCTTGACCTCTCTAATAACCGTTTGCTCGGGCCCATCCCTGAAGCCTTGGGCCGAATGAAGGTTCTGTCAACGTTGAAGTTTGATAATAACAGGCTTTCGGGAAGTATACCAGCGAGCCTTTTGGGCTCGGGTATTAGCGAGTTGAACTTGAGCCACAATTATTTGGAGGGTAATATACCTGACTCGTTTGGAGGTACCTCTTATTTCACGTTACTGGACTTATCCTATAATAACCTCAGGGGCCCAATACCCAAATCCATGTCTTCCTCTTCCTACGTTGGGTTTTTGGACTTTAGCCACAACCA harbors:
- the LOC100804365 gene encoding DNA damage-repair/toleration protein DRT100, whose amino-acid sequence is MLMHAQIGISKFSLSVFSKPPNYNTMARVWLTAPLTALLLFAFSSAVSSCPPSDLAALLAFKSAVRESNGGIFNSWTGTDCCRNWYGVSCDRNSRRVAEISLRAGPVYTTFEKPFRPGYMSGSISPEICKLTYLSSIIITDWQGISGEIPRCITSLSFLRIIDLTGNRISGTLPADIGRLQYLTLLSAADNVIAGEIPPSLTSVTGLMYLDLRNNQISGPIPQSLGRLQMLSRVLLSGNQISGPIPRSFCEIYRLVDLDLSNNRLLGPIPEALGRMKVLSTLKFDNNRLSGSIPASLLGSGISELNLSHNYLEGNIPDSFGGTSYFTLLDLSYNNLRGPIPKSMSSSSYVGFLDFSHNHLCGPIPSSYSDADASSFDYNDCLCGKPLKAC